The genome window TCCAATGTCTCTAGAAAGGCCCTCTCACATGTAACTGCCAATCGTGTTTCCTCGTGATTTAATGAAGCTAGGTAATTAGCCTATATATCAGAACCAACCAAATCAATGGTAGAAAAGCAATAGGAGATCAAAATAGTTTTCAAGGatacaaataaaatttgtcAAGATTACATCAGATATGGAACACATAAATCAATGGAGAAACTTCAATTCACAGAGACATCCAGCGCTTATTCTGTTGTCTACAATGATACTTTATATGAGCATCCAAATTCCAAACCAACAAAAGTAAAACATACCATTTTTTCATCATTGCTTCGACATGCAATTCCAATAGCCCCCTGCGCAACAGCTGGAAGCATTTCATGAATTGGAAGAACAGAAGTAACATTTTCAGTCATGCTCAAGCGTCTAAGTCCAGCTAATGCCAATAAAGTTGCTTGGACCACTCCTTCATTAAGTTTTCTTAATCGTGTCTGTACATTGCCCCGGAAATTATCCTCCACCTACAAAATTGCATAGAAAGTTATAACTAATTCAAAATAGAGAAATAACGGAGCAATTCTGTATGTTTGAATTCTAAGACAGTATGCTCTGTTCATTACAGCTGCAacaatggaattttaaattcaatgcAGAACCGGTAACTCCTACTATTTAGAAACAGTTAGATTTACATTTCAAGTCAATGGTCAGTGACCTGATATAAGACCACCCACAGATGAAAAGTTATAGTCCAACAAATAGTCTTGTAAATGACTCTGCTAATTCATCTACAAATATAATATCATGACATAGCAAAGTAACTTGCCTTGAGTGATGGATATCTGTAGAGTATTTGTGACTTTCTTCTTAGAGATGCAGTGCCAATAACACTCCCAGCAGGTAGTTCAGCCAAGGAAGATGCACTCAAGGATATAAATGCATCACGAACATCCTCACGCGGAAGGTTGCATGGTAGAATTGTCTTCTCCGGTAAATAAGTAGGAACGTCTTTCATTGAGTGGACAGCAATGTCAATATCACCATTTATCAAAGCCTCATCTATTTCTTTTGTGAACAAGCCCTTTCCACCAATATCTGCAAGTGGCTGACTCAGTATTTTATCACCAGTTgtttttattacaacaattttGATAGCCCCTTCTTCAGCTAGTTCCGGATGGGAAGCCATGAGCTTGTCACGTGTCTCGTGAGCTTGCGCGAGTGCTAATGGGCTGTCCTACACATGGAAAAGGTGTAAACAGCCAGAAGAAATTCAAGAGGAAAGACCCGTAATCAAGTTAGAACTGATGGATAAAAAAGTACCATGGTTATCCAAGGTCACACATTAGTATGAAATAATTGAGAAAAGTACATTTCTTCTACAAGCAAGTCCCTAAATTGTCATGAAATTTTCCCGGAAATGAATTCTAGTGAtctcaaaatcatatattttagcCCAATGAAAGACAGGCTATATCAATTCACTCGCCAAGTATTTTAAACTGGCAATTGTTCATCAATAACAAAAACCTCAATGACTAAGGGAATGAATCAGAATCGAGCCTACATTTACACATCAGATTGAAATTTAAGGAGGAAGCATGCATTTATAAGACTATATATTTAAGAAAACGCAAATCTGAATATTAATTTACAGAATAAGCAAAATCAGAGCCAGATTTTACATGTATAccaaattaaacccaaaaaccATTAGAACTTAAGATCACTTTCCAGTACTATAATTCAAACCCATCATAGTTCAACAACCAAGGGCACCAATGATCCACATTACTAAGCAATATAAATTCAGATTTCATGACAAAGGCAAAAGTCAAAGACCATACCTTCCTCTAGTGCCTATTCTGACAAGTGCAACTTCTGTCTTAGCAACAGAAGCTTTTATGACCCCAAAACCCTGCTTTTTCTTCGAATCGGGAAGGGATTGAATCTTGAGATGTTGAAGGGGGAAGCCAAGAACAGAGACGGAGCCACCGCCACAAAAATTGAGTAATCCGCCACCAGCGCCGCCGCCGTGGGTCGTACAAAGAGAAGAAGAAGCTAACGTCTCCATTGGAAGCTTGAGAATTCGATAGAAGGGAGGgagagaggaggaggaggagaagaagaagtTGAAAGCAAAAGGGAAAGATTGAATTGGCTTTGAAGGGACTGTTGTTTGTTATTTGTCTgttatattaaaagaaaaaagagttgaGTTGAGTTGAGTTGGGTGAGAGCAGATACTGGATAGGATATTAGGATTACAATGGTTTTGATCCCCTACGGCCGCCTATCCTAGCTTCGCCTAAGCTTAAAAATTAATCGataaatttaatcctaaaatttatatttttttatcaatttaattttcaaccttttaaaaatagtcaaatttaacatcaattttcaGAGAAAgtcaatttaatgtttttaatggtaataatgactaaaacattaaatttttaaacatgacaaCTCAGATTATAATCCACTTCtaatttatgctttttttagttttttatttgtaaatattttataattttaaattaattattgacgTGACatgtaaaacaaataatattatgtcAGCATGAAATAATATGTATTGTTATGAGGGTTGCAAcgtcaaaattattataaaaacatttcaaacatcatttcgttaaaagaaaaataatttgactctttttaaaggttaatagTTAAATGTAGCTAAAAAACTAAgggccaaatttttaaaaaattgtaaatgttgagagctaaatttattattatgctaatattaattaatctccaaatttcaatccgtttaaattcGCTTTTATCTGAAGTCTCAATGAATCAATATCGTACTAaacaaattttttgttaaacttTCACTTACACATTAAAGGTTAGATTGaaatgtatttaaattaattggatcaaatttaaacaaatctATATGGTCGTGTGGATGGTATGAATATGATTCGATAAAAAAATTACtcttaaattatattatcatttctttaatacatcaaattcaaattgtaaactaaaatctaaacatGTTTCTTCTTCGATCTCTGATGTTGACAGCCAAATCAACTTAGATCCAAGGTATGTTCTTTTACTTGTCAATGGGTATTGATCCACTATACCAATCGTCGAATTATTGCTTAGAGCTACCTAGccgaactttaaaaaaaaaaaacttaatagcctagtgacttaaataaaaactttcaaatagtttagtgatttaaatgaaaacttttgaataatttagtgaatattttgtaacttttaaaaattgagtaaCTAAAACGTAAATTAGTGACCttgagtgtagtttacccttttttgtTCGAAATGATATTTCATTGATTTGTAAATTCGATGGTTGTTGAAATTAGACTGGTTGATCAAACTAGTTGAACCGGAACAAATCAGTATATTGATTTGAACAAAAGGTTGAACTGATTTTTGAATGAATCTATTGAACCAAATCAAAACCgttgaattgatttaaaaaaaaatatttttaaacttcctatgattttttaataatttatttaattaaaatcagaTTGACCGATTGAACCAGTCAAACTAAGAATCGATGATCTAACTTATTCAACAATAAGtaggataataataataaaatcttagTACAACAGAATAAACacatagaaaatagaaaacaatgaAATGGTACGACCACTTATCCATATGATCTAATGAAAATTCGACACAACAAACACAAGCATCACAGAACCAAACCCCATCATTAGGTGTTAGCCACCAAATCAAACATCGGGAACAATTGCATTAAATTTGTTATCGATAAACTAGTTTGTTTCAAAATATCTACGCACACTTAAACAAATGTTGATTCCATCAACTCAATTGTGAACAAACTGGGTCTATTCAAACTTCAAGTTAACATTAGATTGATGGAGGGATTTGATTAGT of Gossypium raimondii isolate GPD5lz chromosome 3, ASM2569854v1, whole genome shotgun sequence contains these proteins:
- the LOC105794970 gene encoding porphobilinogen deaminase, chloroplastic, translating into METLASSSLCTTHGGGAGGGLLNFCGGGSVSVLGFPLQHLKIQSLPDSKKKQGFGVIKASVAKTEVALVRIGTRGSPLALAQAHETRDKLMASHPELAEEGAIKIVVIKTTGDKILSQPLADIGGKGLFTKEIDEALINGDIDIAVHSMKDVPTYLPEKTILPCNLPREDVRDAFISLSASSLAELPAGSVIGTASLRRKSQILYRYPSLKVEDNFRGNVQTRLRKLNEGVVQATLLALAGLRRLSMTENVTSVLPIHEMLPAVAQGAIGIACRSNDEKMANYLASLNHEETRLAVTCERAFLETLDGSCRTPIAGYASKDEDGNCIFKGLVASPDGTRVLETSRKGPYAFEDMVMMGKDAGKELLSRAGPGFFDF